In Kitasatospora sp. NA04385, a single genomic region encodes these proteins:
- a CDS encoding cell wall metabolism sensor histidine kinase WalK → MRLPAPGTLRPRALRARALRPRTLRARLVAGVLTLLVLICAGVGLATCEALRHFLVDRLDQQLSAAGGRYAASLEHPGQSGHDTRAQSPGTFGARLVDGGLTHAAVVGDIPPGRHGGSADAAVPLDVADLGALRALPADGRPRDLDLAALGHYRVAAVTGYDHDTLVTGLPLHPVDETVQRLLLIELVVFAAALAAAAAAGTLAVRLALRPLDRVVATAERVSTLPLANGAVDLAERVPDDDPRTEVGRVGTALNSLLGHVADALTRRQKVEERLRAFAADASHELRNPVASVRGHAELALRHPGPVPAPVRHSLERISAESLRMGTIVEDLLLLARLDAGRPLAVQDTDLTRIALDCTADARAAAPGHRWLLELPAEPVTVPGDPHRLAQVVTNLLANARTHTPEGTTVTLGLAPDGRLTVTDDGPGIPADLAPHVFDRFTRGDRARSRRTGSTGLGLAIVRAVVHAHHGTVTLDSAPGRTTFTVTLNA, encoded by the coding sequence ATGAGGCTCCCGGCCCCGGGCACGTTGCGCCCCCGCGCGCTGAGGGCCCGCGCGTTGCGCCCCCGTACGTTGCGGGCCCGGCTGGTGGCCGGGGTCCTGACCCTGCTGGTGCTGATCTGCGCCGGCGTCGGCCTGGCCACCTGCGAGGCACTGCGGCACTTCCTGGTCGACCGCCTCGACCAGCAGCTCTCCGCCGCCGGGGGCCGCTACGCCGCCAGCCTCGAACACCCCGGCCAGAGCGGCCACGACACCCGCGCCCAGTCGCCCGGCACCTTCGGCGCCCGACTGGTCGACGGCGGCCTCACCCACGCCGCGGTGGTCGGCGACATCCCGCCCGGCCGGCACGGCGGCAGCGCCGACGCCGCCGTCCCGCTCGACGTCGCCGACCTGGGCGCGCTGCGCGCCCTGCCCGCCGACGGCCGCCCCCGCGACCTCGACCTCGCCGCCCTCGGCCACTACCGGGTCGCCGCCGTCACCGGCTACGACCACGACACCCTGGTCACCGGCCTGCCGCTGCACCCCGTCGACGAGACCGTGCAACGCCTGCTGCTGATCGAACTCGTGGTCTTCGCCGCCGCCCTCGCCGCCGCCGCGGCCGCCGGCACCCTCGCCGTCCGGCTCGCCCTGCGCCCGCTGGACCGGGTCGTCGCCACCGCCGAACGCGTCTCCACCCTCCCGCTCGCCAACGGCGCCGTCGACCTGGCCGAACGCGTCCCCGACGACGACCCGCGCACCGAGGTCGGCCGGGTCGGCACCGCGCTCAACAGCCTGCTCGGCCACGTCGCGGACGCCCTGACCCGCCGCCAGAAGGTCGAGGAGCGCCTGCGCGCCTTCGCCGCCGACGCCAGCCACGAGCTGCGCAACCCCGTCGCCAGCGTCCGCGGCCACGCCGAACTCGCCCTCCGGCACCCCGGTCCCGTCCCCGCGCCCGTCCGGCACTCGCTGGAACGCATCAGTGCCGAATCCCTCCGGATGGGCACCATCGTCGAGGACCTGCTGCTGCTCGCCCGCCTCGACGCCGGTCGGCCGCTCGCCGTCCAGGACACCGACCTCACCCGGATCGCCCTCGACTGCACCGCCGACGCGCGGGCCGCAGCCCCCGGGCACCGCTGGCTGCTCGAACTCCCCGCCGAACCGGTCACCGTCCCCGGCGACCCGCACCGCCTCGCCCAGGTCGTCACCAACCTGCTCGCCAACGCCCGCACCCACACCCCCGAGGGCACCACCGTCACCCTCGGCCTCGCCCCCGACGGCCGCCTGACCGTCACCGACGACGGCCCCGGCATCCCCGCCGACCTGGCCCCGCACGTCTTCGACCGCTTCACCCGCGGCGACCGCGCCCGCTCCCGCCGCACCGGCTCCACCGGCCTCGGCCTCGCCATCGTCCGGGCCGTCGTCCACGCCCACCACGGCACCGTCACCCTCGACAGCGCCCCGGGCCGCACCACCTTCACCGTCACCTTGAACGCATAG
- the pepN gene encoding aminopeptidase N, translated as MPGTNLTREEARTRAALLAVDAYEIELDLSSAREGGTFRSTTVVRFTAAEPGTSTFIDLVAPAVTEIVLNGRALPLENFADSRIALPDLAAANELRVVADCAYTNTGEGLHRFVDPADGETYLYTQFEVPDARRVFANFEQPDLKATFAFTVTAPAGWVVVSNSPTPEPVGDGDTRVWAFEPTPRMSTYITALIAGPYVGVFDSYDNGAQHVPFGVYCRPSLREFLDADAIFAVTRQGFDYFQEKFDFPYPFAKYDQLFVPEFNAGAMENAGAVTFRDQYVFRSKVTDASYEARAATILHELAHMWFGDLVTMEWWNDLWLNESFATFAEVVCQAEAPGSRWPHSWTTFANQMKTWAYRQDQLPSTHPIMAEINDLEDVQVNFDGITYAKGASVLKQLVAYVGQDAFFQGVRAYFKRHAWGNTRLADLLGALEEASGRDLRTWSKAWLETAGINVLRPELSVAADGTIESFAVLQEAPALPAGARGEAVLRPHRIAVGLYELVDGKLVRTDRIELDVDGERTEVPQLTGRARPAVLLLNDDDLSYAKVRLDADSLSVVTAHLGDFADSLPRALCWASAWDMTRDGELATRDYLALALSGLPRESDIGVVQSVQRQVKLALELYADPAWRESGLQRWAAAAQSALHEAPAGSDHQLAWARTLAGAARTDEQLALLAGLLDGTVEIDGLAVDTELRWSLLGRLVATGRADEAAIDAELARDNTSSGQEHAATCRAARPTAEAKAEAWASVVDSDTLTNYVQEAVIAGFQQPDQRELLAAYTEKYFASVKQVWETRSHEISQQIIGGLYPSYAVSRATLDATDAWLAAADPAPALRRQVVEARAGVERALKAQAADR; from the coding sequence GTGCCTGGCACCAACTTGACCCGTGAGGAGGCCCGCACCCGGGCCGCACTCCTGGCCGTGGACGCGTACGAGATCGAGCTCGACCTGAGCTCCGCGCGCGAGGGCGGCACCTTCCGGTCCACCACCGTGGTCCGGTTCACCGCCGCCGAACCCGGCACCTCGACCTTCATCGACCTGGTCGCCCCCGCCGTGACGGAGATCGTCCTCAACGGCCGCGCCCTGCCGCTGGAGAACTTCGCCGACAGCCGCATCGCGCTGCCCGACCTGGCCGCCGCGAACGAACTGCGGGTCGTCGCCGACTGCGCCTACACCAACACCGGCGAGGGGCTGCACCGCTTCGTCGACCCCGCCGACGGCGAGACCTACCTCTACACCCAGTTCGAGGTGCCCGACGCCCGCCGCGTCTTCGCCAACTTCGAGCAGCCCGACCTGAAGGCCACCTTCGCCTTCACCGTCACCGCCCCCGCCGGCTGGGTGGTGGTCTCCAACTCCCCCACCCCCGAGCCGGTCGGCGACGGCGACACCCGGGTGTGGGCCTTCGAGCCCACCCCGCGGATGTCCACCTACATCACCGCGCTGATCGCCGGCCCGTACGTCGGCGTCTTCGACAGCTACGACAACGGCGCGCAGCACGTGCCGTTCGGCGTGTACTGCCGCCCGTCGCTGCGCGAGTTCCTGGACGCGGACGCGATCTTCGCGGTGACCCGGCAGGGCTTCGACTACTTCCAGGAGAAGTTCGACTTCCCCTACCCGTTCGCCAAGTACGACCAGCTGTTCGTCCCGGAGTTCAACGCCGGCGCGATGGAGAACGCGGGCGCCGTCACCTTCCGCGACCAGTACGTGTTCCGTTCCAAGGTCACCGACGCCTCCTACGAGGCCCGCGCCGCGACCATCCTGCACGAGCTCGCCCACATGTGGTTCGGCGACCTCGTCACCATGGAGTGGTGGAACGACCTGTGGCTGAACGAGTCCTTCGCCACCTTCGCCGAGGTCGTCTGCCAGGCCGAGGCCCCCGGTTCCAGGTGGCCGCACTCCTGGACCACCTTCGCCAACCAGATGAAGACCTGGGCGTACCGGCAGGACCAGCTGCCCTCCACCCACCCGATCATGGCGGAGATCAACGACCTGGAGGACGTCCAGGTCAACTTCGACGGCATCACCTACGCCAAGGGCGCCTCGGTGCTCAAGCAGCTGGTCGCCTACGTCGGCCAGGACGCCTTCTTCCAGGGCGTGCGCGCCTACTTCAAGCGCCACGCCTGGGGCAACACCCGGCTCGCCGACCTGCTCGGCGCGCTGGAGGAGGCCAGCGGCCGCGACCTGCGGACCTGGTCCAAGGCGTGGCTGGAGACCGCCGGCATCAACGTGCTGCGGCCGGAGCTGTCGGTCGCCGCGGACGGCACCATCGAGTCCTTCGCCGTCCTGCAGGAGGCCCCCGCGCTGCCCGCCGGCGCCCGCGGCGAGGCCGTGCTGCGCCCGCACCGGATCGCCGTCGGCCTGTACGAGCTCGTCGACGGCAAGCTGGTGCGCACCGACCGGATCGAACTCGACGTCGACGGCGAGCGCACCGAGGTCCCGCAGCTGACCGGCCGGGCCCGGCCCGCCGTGCTGCTGCTCAACGACGACGACCTCTCCTACGCGAAGGTTCGGCTCGACGCCGACTCGCTGTCCGTCGTCACCGCGCACCTCGGCGACTTCGCCGACTCGCTGCCCCGCGCCCTGTGCTGGGCCTCCGCCTGGGACATGACCCGCGACGGCGAACTCGCCACCCGCGACTACCTCGCGCTGGCCCTCTCCGGCCTGCCGCGCGAGAGCGACATCGGCGTGGTCCAGTCCGTCCAGCGCCAGGTCAAGCTGGCCCTGGAGCTGTACGCCGACCCCGCCTGGCGCGAGAGCGGGCTGCAGCGCTGGGCCGCCGCCGCCCAGAGCGCCCTGCACGAGGCCCCGGCCGGCAGCGACCACCAGCTCGCCTGGGCCCGCACGCTGGCCGGCGCCGCCCGCACCGACGAGCAACTCGCGCTGCTCGCCGGGCTGTTGGACGGCACCGTGGAGATCGACGGCCTGGCCGTCGACACCGAACTGCGCTGGAGCCTGCTCGGCCGGCTGGTCGCCACCGGGCGCGCCGACGAGGCGGCGATCGACGCCGAACTCGCCCGCGACAACACCTCCTCCGGGCAGGAGCACGCCGCGACCTGCCGCGCGGCGCGGCCCACCGCCGAGGCCAAGGCCGAGGCGTGGGCGTCGGTGGTCGACTCCGACACCCTCACCAACTACGTGCAGGAGGCCGTCATCGCCGGCTTCCAGCAGCCCGACCAGCGGGAGCTGCTGGCCGCCTACACCGAGAAGTACTTCGCCTCGGTCAAGCAGGTGTGGGAGACCCGCAGCCACGAGATCTCCCAGCAGATCATCGGCGGGCTCTACCCCTCCTACGCGGTCTCCCGGGCCACCCTGGACGCCACCGACGCGTGGCTCGCCGCGGCCGACCCGGCACCGGCGCTGCGCCGGCAGGTCGTCGAGGCGCGGGCGGGCGTGGAGCGGGCGCTGAAGGCGCAGGCCGCCGACAGGTAA
- a CDS encoding ROK family transcriptional regulator: MSTDTPGSQSSLHRANLERVLRAVRMAGSLTQAEIARGTGLSAATVSNIVRELKESGTVVVADTSSGGRRARSVSLSGDAGIVVGVDFGHTHLRVAVGNLAHRVLAEESEPLDVDVSAQQGFDRAERMVERLLGQAGFPADKVIGVGLGVPGPIDVETGALGSTAILPGWTGVMPGQELAGRLGMPVHVDNDANLGALGELVWGAGRGLGDLAYIKVASGVGSGLVINNQIYRGPGGTAGEIGHITLDEAGPVCRCGNRGCLETFVGSRYLLNLLNANHPGELSLSKVVQLAQQGDLGCRRVIADAGRQIGMGVATLCNLLNPRRVILGGDLAEAGDLVLSPIRDSVARYAIPSAARQLSVVPGTLGGRAEVLGALALVMSEMGETGVL, from the coding sequence ATGTCGACGGACACACCGGGATCGCAGTCCTCACTGCACCGGGCCAATCTCGAACGGGTGCTGCGAGCGGTGCGGATGGCCGGATCGCTGACCCAGGCGGAGATCGCCCGGGGCACGGGGCTGTCGGCCGCGACGGTGTCCAACATCGTCCGCGAGCTCAAGGAGTCCGGCACCGTGGTGGTGGCCGACACCTCCTCGGGCGGGCGGCGGGCGCGCAGCGTTTCGCTGAGCGGGGACGCGGGGATCGTGGTGGGCGTGGACTTCGGGCACACCCACCTGCGGGTGGCGGTCGGCAACCTGGCGCACCGGGTGCTGGCCGAGGAGAGCGAGCCGCTGGACGTGGACGTCTCCGCGCAGCAGGGCTTCGACCGGGCCGAGCGGATGGTGGAGCGGCTGCTGGGGCAGGCCGGCTTCCCGGCGGACAAGGTGATCGGGGTGGGCCTGGGCGTGCCGGGCCCGATCGACGTGGAGACCGGGGCGCTCGGCTCGACCGCGATCCTGCCGGGCTGGACGGGCGTGATGCCGGGCCAGGAGCTGGCCGGGCGCCTGGGCATGCCGGTGCACGTGGACAACGACGCCAACCTGGGCGCGCTGGGCGAGCTGGTCTGGGGCGCCGGGCGGGGCCTGGGCGACCTGGCGTACATCAAGGTGGCCAGCGGCGTCGGCTCCGGCCTGGTGATCAACAACCAGATCTACCGGGGCCCGGGCGGCACCGCGGGCGAGATCGGCCACATCACGCTGGACGAGGCGGGGCCGGTGTGCCGCTGCGGCAACCGCGGCTGCCTGGAGACCTTCGTGGGCTCCCGCTACCTGCTCAACCTCTTGAACGCCAACCACCCCGGCGAGCTGAGCCTGAGCAAGGTGGTGCAGCTGGCCCAGCAGGGCGACCTGGGCTGCCGCCGGGTGATCGCCGACGCGGGCCGCCAGATCGGCATGGGCGTGGCCACCCTGTGCAACCTGCTCAACCCCCGCCGGGTGATCCTCGGCGGAGACCTCGCCGAGGCCGGTGACCTGGTGCTCTCCCCGATCCGGGACTCGGTGGCGCGGTACGCGATCCCCAGCGCGGCCCGCCAGCTGTCGGTCGTCCCGGGGACGCTGGGCGGCCGGGCCGAGGTGCTCGGCGCGCTGGCCCTGGTGATGAGCGAGATGGGCGAGACGGGAGTGCTCTGA
- a CDS encoding substrate-binding domain-containing protein — protein MNAMMRRVAVGTVAVSMALTMAACGKAGDDKKSSDAGSSNNKSIGLLLPENASSTRYESFDKPFIEAKVKELCADCKVEYNNAEGSAAKQKQQFDTLIAQGVKVIILDAFDAKSTQAWVAEAAKKDVKVIAYDRLATGPVSAYVSFDNEKVGELQGEALVTALGDKAADANIVMINGDDADPNAGQFKAGAHKVLDSKVKKVVYEQSGEWKPTVAGQKVGAAISQLGKDGFQAVYSANDGMAAAIITQLKSQGINVPVGGQDAGLDAIQRLVTGDQAYTIYKAYKPLADSAAQLAVNLLQGKDIKSVATSTVDSSTDKGIPAQLLEPKVVTKANIKDTVIADSLYKVADICTADYAAACAAAGLQ, from the coding sequence ATGAACGCAATGATGCGTCGCGTCGCCGTCGGCACTGTCGCTGTCTCGATGGCTCTCACCATGGCCGCCTGCGGCAAGGCCGGCGACGACAAGAAGAGCAGCGACGCGGGTTCGAGCAACAACAAGTCGATCGGCCTGCTGCTCCCGGAGAACGCGTCCTCGACCCGTTACGAGTCCTTCGACAAGCCGTTCATCGAGGCCAAGGTCAAGGAGCTCTGCGCCGACTGCAAGGTCGAGTACAACAACGCCGAGGGCTCCGCGGCCAAGCAGAAGCAGCAGTTCGACACCCTGATCGCCCAGGGCGTCAAGGTGATCATCCTCGACGCGTTCGACGCCAAGTCCACCCAGGCGTGGGTCGCCGAGGCCGCGAAGAAGGACGTCAAGGTCATCGCGTACGACCGTCTGGCCACCGGCCCGGTCTCCGCGTACGTCTCCTTCGACAACGAGAAGGTCGGCGAGCTCCAGGGCGAGGCCCTGGTCACCGCGCTGGGCGACAAGGCCGCCGACGCCAACATCGTGATGATCAACGGTGACGACGCCGACCCGAACGCGGGCCAGTTCAAGGCCGGTGCCCACAAGGTGCTGGACAGCAAGGTCAAGAAGGTCGTCTACGAGCAGAGCGGCGAGTGGAAGCCCACCGTCGCGGGCCAGAAGGTCGGCGCCGCGATCTCGCAGCTCGGCAAGGACGGCTTCCAGGCCGTCTACTCCGCCAACGACGGCATGGCCGCCGCGATCATCACCCAGCTGAAGTCCCAGGGCATCAACGTCCCGGTCGGCGGCCAGGACGCGGGCCTCGACGCCATCCAGCGCCTCGTCACGGGCGACCAGGCCTACACCATCTACAAGGCCTACAAGCCGCTGGCCGACTCGGCCGCCCAGCTCGCGGTCAACCTGCTGCAGGGCAAGGACATCAAGTCCGTCGCCACCTCGACCGTCGACAGCAGCACCGACAAGGGCATCCCGGCCCAGCTGCTGGAGCCGAAGGTCGTCACCAAGGCGAACATCAAGGACACCGTGATCGCCGACAGCCTGTACAAGGTCGCGGACATCTGCACCGCCGACTACGCCGCCGCCTGCGCCGCGGCCGGCCTGCAGTAA
- a CDS encoding ATP-binding cassette domain-containing protein, translating into MVHVTGAPVLALRGVSKRFGAVQALTDVHLEVHAGEVVALVGDNGAGKSTLVKTIAGVHPIDEGVIEWEGKAVGINRPQDAQQLGVATVYQDLALCDNLDVVGNLFLGREIKRFGTLDEVAMEKRARELLDTLSIRIPSVRIPIAGLSGGQRQVVAIARALVGDPKIVILDEPTAALGVEQTAQVLDLVERLRQRGLGVILISHNMADVKAVADTVAVLRLGRNNGSFEVASTSHEEIISAITGATDNAVTRRQARIAEEAK; encoded by the coding sequence TTGGTTCACGTGACAGGCGCACCCGTACTGGCGTTGCGCGGGGTCTCCAAGCGCTTCGGTGCCGTCCAGGCGCTCACCGACGTGCACTTGGAGGTCCACGCGGGCGAGGTCGTCGCCCTGGTCGGCGACAACGGTGCCGGTAAGTCCACCCTGGTGAAGACCATCGCGGGCGTCCACCCGATCGACGAGGGCGTCATCGAGTGGGAGGGCAAGGCGGTCGGCATCAACCGCCCGCAGGACGCCCAGCAGCTGGGCGTCGCCACCGTCTACCAGGACCTCGCGCTCTGCGACAACCTGGACGTGGTCGGCAACCTCTTCCTCGGCCGCGAGATCAAGCGCTTCGGCACCCTGGACGAGGTCGCGATGGAGAAGCGCGCGCGCGAGCTCCTCGACACCCTCTCCATCCGCATCCCCAGCGTGCGCATCCCGATCGCCGGCCTGTCCGGCGGCCAGCGCCAGGTGGTCGCGATCGCCCGCGCCCTGGTCGGCGACCCCAAGATCGTCATCCTGGACGAGCCCACCGCCGCCCTCGGCGTCGAGCAGACCGCCCAGGTCCTGGACCTGGTCGAGCGGCTCCGCCAGCGCGGCCTCGGCGTGATCCTGATCAGCCACAACATGGCCGACGTCAAGGCCGTCGCGGACACCGTCGCGGTGCTCCGCCTGGGCCGCAACAACGGCAGCTTCGAGGTCGCGAGCACCTCGCACGAGGAGATCATCTCCGCCATCACCGGCGCCACCGACAACGCGGTAACCCGGCGCCAGGCCCGAATCGCGGAGGAAGCGAAGTGA
- a CDS encoding sugar ABC transporter permease: MTTEPTTTTPVETAPPAIDPRLLVRKEGLAGYFDEFTRKIRSGELGSLPVVVGLIIIAAIFQFKTGTFLNANNLTNITKWIAGPGLIAVGVVFVLLLGEIDLSLGSVAGATAAITSVLSVRQGLNEWLAILLAIVSAIAIGALHGYFFAKIGVPAFVVTLAGMLAWNGLQMLVLGELGTVNNPMDGVVANLDTYFLGDGDIIWAWLFAIVTIVLFAGGQLLDSRRRSAAGLPARPVSEIALRTGVIGVVVLVAAYMLNQDSGLPLPLVIFVGVVAIGDFVLRRTGYGRQIFAVGGGIEAARRAGINVAWVRISVYMISAGLAGFGGLFIASQQGSADKALGSGNVLMSAIAAAVIGGTSLFGGRGKTWSALLGALVIQSITTGLDMVHAQQAIQYMITGAVLLAAVVLDSVSRRTQKSHGRG; this comes from the coding sequence GTGACCACCGAACCCACCACCACGACCCCGGTCGAGACGGCCCCGCCGGCCATCGACCCGCGCCTGCTGGTCCGCAAGGAGGGCCTGGCCGGCTACTTCGACGAGTTCACCCGCAAGATCCGCAGCGGTGAGCTCGGCTCGCTGCCGGTGGTCGTCGGCCTGATCATCATCGCCGCGATCTTCCAGTTCAAGACCGGCACCTTCCTCAACGCCAACAACCTCACCAACATCACCAAGTGGATCGCGGGCCCCGGCCTGATCGCGGTCGGCGTGGTGTTCGTGCTGCTGCTCGGCGAGATCGACCTCTCGCTCGGCTCGGTGGCCGGTGCCACCGCCGCCATCACCTCGGTGCTCTCGGTCCGCCAGGGCCTCAACGAGTGGCTCGCCATCCTGCTGGCGATCGTCTCCGCGATCGCCATCGGCGCCCTGCACGGCTACTTCTTCGCCAAGATCGGCGTCCCCGCGTTCGTCGTCACCCTGGCCGGCATGCTGGCCTGGAACGGCCTGCAGATGCTCGTCCTGGGCGAACTCGGCACCGTCAACAACCCGATGGACGGCGTCGTCGCCAACCTGGACACCTACTTCCTGGGCGACGGCGACATCATCTGGGCCTGGCTGTTCGCGATCGTCACCATCGTGCTGTTCGCCGGCGGCCAGCTGCTCGACTCCCGCCGCCGCTCCGCGGCCGGCCTGCCGGCCCGCCCGGTCAGCGAGATCGCGCTGCGCACCGGCGTGATCGGCGTCGTGGTGCTGGTCGCCGCCTACATGCTCAACCAGGACAGCGGCCTGCCGCTGCCGCTGGTGATCTTCGTGGGCGTCGTCGCGATCGGTGACTTCGTGCTCCGCCGCACCGGCTACGGCCGGCAGATCTTCGCGGTCGGCGGCGGCATCGAGGCGGCCCGCCGCGCGGGCATCAACGTCGCCTGGGTCCGGATCTCGGTCTACATGATCTCGGCCGGCCTGGCCGGCTTCGGCGGCCTGTTCATCGCCTCCCAGCAGGGCTCCGCGGACAAGGCGCTGGGCAGCGGCAACGTCCTGATGAGCGCCATCGCCGCCGCCGTCATCGGTGGCACCAGCCTCTTCGGCGGCCGCGGCAAGACCTGGTCGGCGCTGCTCGGCGCGCTGGTCATCCAGTCCATCACCACCGGCCTGGACATGGTGCACGCCCAGCAGGCCATCCAGTACATGATCACCGGCGCGGTGCTGCTCGCCGCGGTGGTCCTGGACTCGGTCTCCCGCCGCACCCAGAAGTCCCACGGCCGCGGCTGA
- the dxs gene encoding 1-deoxy-D-xylulose-5-phosphate synthase → MALLTRIRGPRDLDRLTPAQLAALAEEIRGFLVEEVSKTGGHLGPNLGVVELTLAMHRVFDSPRDRILFDTGHQSYVHKLLTGRQDFSRLKMKGGLSGYPSRTESEHDVIENSHASTVLGYADGLAKANKIQGHKDRPVVAVIGDGALTGGMAWEALNNIADSRDLPIVIVVNDNERSYSPTIGGLANHLSTLRTTQGYERFLSWGKDALQRTPVVGQAMFDTLHGAKKGLKDFIAPQGMFEDLGLKYIGPIDGHDLQALESAFTKARGFGGPVIVHCITEKGRGYHAAENNDEDRFHAVGVIHPDTGLPVKTAGKDWTSVFGEEMVALGRERRDIVAITAAMLHPVGLAPFAKAYPDRIFDVGIAEQHAAVCAAGLATNGLHPVVAVYATFLNRAFDQVLMDVALHRLGVTFVLDRAGVTGTDGASHNGMWDMSILQVVPGLRLAAPRDAEQVRLQLREAVEVTDAPTVVRYSKGNVGPSVPAVGKVGGMDVLRRHEDGTADEAADVLIVSIGAMAPLCLEAAELLAERGITSTVVDPRWVKPVDAALPGLAAQHRLVVTVEDNGRAGGVGSAVAQALRDADVDVPLRDFGIPQEFLDHASRAEIMAEIGLTGPAVAEKIEALISTRSLARS, encoded by the coding sequence GTGGCCCTGCTGACCCGCATTCGGGGACCGCGCGATCTCGATCGACTCACGCCCGCGCAGCTGGCGGCGCTCGCCGAGGAGATCCGGGGCTTCCTGGTGGAGGAGGTCTCCAAGACCGGCGGCCACCTCGGCCCCAACCTCGGCGTGGTCGAACTCACGCTCGCGATGCACCGGGTCTTCGACTCCCCGCGCGACCGCATCCTCTTCGACACCGGCCACCAGAGCTACGTCCACAAGCTGCTCACCGGCCGCCAGGACTTCTCCCGGCTGAAGATGAAGGGCGGCCTGTCCGGCTACCCCTCGCGCACCGAGTCCGAGCACGACGTGATCGAGAACTCGCACGCCTCGACCGTCCTCGGCTACGCCGACGGCCTGGCCAAGGCCAACAAGATCCAGGGCCACAAGGACCGCCCCGTGGTCGCCGTGATCGGCGACGGCGCGCTCACCGGCGGCATGGCCTGGGAGGCGCTCAACAACATCGCCGACAGCCGCGACCTGCCGATCGTCATCGTCGTCAACGACAACGAGCGCTCCTACTCGCCGACCATCGGCGGCCTCGCCAACCACCTCTCCACGCTGCGCACCACCCAGGGCTACGAGCGCTTCCTGTCCTGGGGCAAGGACGCGCTCCAGCGCACCCCCGTGGTCGGCCAGGCGATGTTCGACACCCTGCACGGCGCCAAGAAGGGCCTGAAGGACTTCATCGCCCCGCAGGGCATGTTCGAGGACCTCGGCCTGAAGTACATCGGCCCGATCGACGGCCACGACCTGCAGGCCCTGGAGTCCGCCTTCACCAAGGCGCGCGGCTTCGGCGGCCCGGTCATCGTGCACTGCATCACCGAGAAGGGCCGCGGCTACCACGCCGCCGAGAACAACGACGAGGACCGCTTCCACGCGGTCGGCGTGATCCACCCCGACACCGGCCTGCCGGTGAAGACCGCCGGCAAGGACTGGACGTCCGTGTTCGGCGAGGAGATGGTCGCGCTCGGCCGCGAGCGCCGGGACATCGTCGCGATCACCGCCGCGATGCTGCACCCCGTCGGCCTCGCCCCGTTCGCCAAGGCCTACCCCGACCGGATCTTCGACGTCGGCATCGCCGAGCAGCACGCCGCGGTGTGCGCCGCCGGCCTGGCCACCAACGGCCTGCACCCGGTCGTCGCGGTCTACGCGACCTTCCTGAACCGGGCGTTCGACCAGGTCCTGATGGACGTGGCGCTGCACCGGCTCGGCGTCACCTTCGTGCTCGACCGGGCCGGCGTCACCGGCACCGACGGCGCCTCGCACAACGGCATGTGGGACATGTCGATCCTCCAGGTCGTCCCCGGCCTGCGGCTGGCCGCCCCGCGCGACGCCGAACAGGTCCGCCTGCAGCTGCGCGAGGCCGTCGAGGTGACCGACGCCCCCACCGTGGTCCGCTACTCCAAGGGCAACGTCGGCCCGTCGGTGCCCGCCGTCGGCAAGGTCGGCGGCATGGACGTGCTGCGCCGCCACGAGGACGGCACCGCGGACGAGGCCGCCGACGTGCTGATCGTCTCGATCGGCGCGATGGCCCCGCTCTGCCTGGAGGCCGCCGAACTGCTCGCCGAACGCGGCATCACCAGCACCGTCGTCGACCCGCGCTGGGTCAAGCCGGTGGACGCCGCGCTGCCCGGCCTGGCCGCCCAGCACCGCCTGGTGGTCACCGTCGAGGACAACGGCCGGGCCGGCGGCGTCGGGTCCGCCGTCGCCCAGGCGCTGCGCGACGCCGACGTGGACGTCCCGCTGCGCGACTTCGGCATCCCGCAGGAGTTCCTCGACCACGCCTCGCGGGCCGAGATCATGGCGGAGATCGGGCTGACCGGCCCCGCCGTCGCGGAGAAGATCGAAGCACTGATCAGCACCCGTTCACTCGCCCGGAGCTGA